The following are from one region of the Coffea eugenioides isolate CCC68of chromosome 2, Ceug_1.0, whole genome shotgun sequence genome:
- the LOC113763891 gene encoding RNA polymerase sigma factor sigE, chloroplastic/mitochondrial, whose protein sequence is MGVVTVSSSAARSPLGLNAKLATRISQPRRPSLVSFKNGKTKNAALVAPRESLSLPVEGSNVNEKRLKRVVKRPERVKAVSAQEAASSTLELDYNEAAARLENIYKLSPATKVSDMEVKDLGMKRDQQRRKRMKEANVETEKGANYTVVRSLRKKSKRLSLDKRVAMRKKRDSEAITSSQQRKSSEDDEDEKINRKSSEDDEDEKINRLLREYSGSTEFTSLDWKKMKIPPVLPSSEHSWLFKLMQPMKAIIQVKENLPNDLGREPTDGELAEATNLDVLRLRKDIKVGQAARNKLIKHNLRLVLFVMNKYFQDFANGPKFQDLCQAGVKGLITAIDRFEPKRKFRLSTYGLFWIRHAIIRSMTLSSFTKVSFGLDSVRIEIQRAKLELLFELQRMPTDDEIIERVGISPERYHEVMRVSKPILSLHARHSTTQEEFINGITDVDGVEGEKRRQPALLRLALDDVLDSLKPKESLVIRQRYGLDGKGDRTLGEIAGNLNISREMVRKHEVKALMKLKHPARVDYLRRYVY, encoded by the exons ATGGGAGTTGTGACTGTTTCTAGCTCTGCTGCACGAAGTCCATTGGGATTGAATGCAAAATTGGCAACACGCATATCTCAGCCCAGAAGACCATCACTAGTGTCATTCAAAAATGGTAAAACAAAAAATGCTGCTTTGGTTGCCCCTAGGGAATCTCTTTCTTTACCTGTCGAGGGATCTAACGTAAACGAGAAGAGATTAAAGCGAGTGGTAAAGCGTCCTGAAAGAGTAAAGGCCGTCTCTGCTCAGGAAGCCGCTTCAAGTACCTTAGAACTAGACTACAATGAGGCTGCTGCCAGGCTTGAAAATATCTATAAGCTCAGTCCGGCAACTAAAGTTTCAGATATGGAAGTTAAAGACCTCGGCATGAAAAGAGACCAACAGAGAAGAAAGAGGATGAAAGAAGCCAATGTGGAGACAGAGAAGGGAGCTAATTACACCGTGGTAAGAAGTCTGAGGAAGAAGTCAAAAAGATTGAGTCTCGATAAAAGAGTTGCTATGAGAAAGAAAAGAGATAGTGAAGCGATTACTTCATCCCAGCAAAGAAAATCGAGTGAggatgatgaagatgaaaaaatcaatagaaaatcaagtgaggatgatgaagatgaaaaaATCAATAGACTTTTAAGAGAATATTCGGGTTCTACTGAATTTACTAGCTTAGACTGGAAGAAGATGAAGATTCCGCCAGTTCTTCCTTCTTCTGAGCACTCGTGGCTTTTCAAATTGATGCAACCAATGAAG GCAATTATTCAAGTGAAAGAGAACTTGCCAAATGATCTGGGAAGAGAACCAACCGATGGTGAATTAGCTGAGGCAACAAACTTGGACGTTCTTCGTCTGAGGAAAGACATCAAAGTTGGTCAAGCGGCAAGAAACAAATTGATTAAG CATAACCTCCGCCTCGTCTTGTTTGTAATGAACAAATATTTTCAAGACTTTGCGAATGGGCCTAAATTCCAAGACCTCTGTCAGGCAGGAGTAAAGGGACTTATCACGGCTATCGACCGCTTTGAACCGAAACGAAAGTTCCGCCTTTCAACGTATGGCCTCTTTTGGATCAGACATGCCATCATTCGTTCAATGACACTTTCAAGCTTCACCAAGGTTTCCTTTGGTCTTGATTCG GTCAGAATAGAAATACAAAGGGCCAAGTTGGAATTGTTGTTTGAGCTTCAGAGAATGCCAACAGATGACGAAATAATAGAAAGGGTTGGAATTTCCCCTGAAAGATACCATGAAGTGATGAGGGTGTCCAAACCTATATTGTCGCTCCATGCAAGGCATTCAACAACTCAGGAAGAGTTCATCAATGGGATTACGGATGTTGATGGTGTTGAAGGAGAAAAGCGGAGGCAACCTGCTCTTCTCAGGCTTGCTCTTGATGATGTg CTTGATTCTTTGAAGCCTAAGGAGAGTTTAGTAATCAGACAGAGATATGGACTTGATGGTAAAGGTGATCGAACACTGGGGGAGATTGCAGGAAACTTGAATATCTCCAGAGAAATGGTTCGGAAGCATGAAGTAAAGGCTCTCATGAAGCTCAAGCATCCAGCTCGAGTGGATTATCTTCGCCGTTACGTTTACTAG